Proteins encoded in a region of the Papio anubis isolate 15944 chromosome 14, Panubis1.0, whole genome shotgun sequence genome:
- the AHSA2P gene encoding activator of 90 kDa heat shock protein ATPase homolog 2 isoform X1: protein MKTAGTAKVRQALGDYLKALKTEFTTGMILPAKAMATQELTVKRKPSENTLQVQASSPVALGVRIPTVALHMMELFDTTVEQLYSIFTVKDLVQKFSKSTAVLEAEKGGKFQMFDGNITGEYLELLTNKKIVMKWRCKNWPEEHYATVALNFVPTLGQTELQLDCKGVPVCKEENMKFCWQKQHFEEIKGLLQLTPLNG from the exons ATGAAAACTGCAGGCACCGCCAAGGTCAGGCAGGCCCTTGGAGATTACCTGAAGGCACTTAAGACGG AATTTACAACAGGAATGATTTTACCAGCGAAAGCTATGGCAACCCAGGAACTGACTGTCAAAAGAAAACCGAGTGAGAATACCCTGCAG GTTCAGGCCTCATCTCCAGTGGCACTGGGTGTAAGGATTCCCACTGTGGCTCTTCACATGATGGAACTGTTTGACACAACTGTAGAGCAGCTGTATAGCATCTTCACTGTGAAGGAT TTGGTGCAAAAGTTTTCTAAATCTACTGCTGTATTAGAAGCTGAAAAGGGAGGGAAATTCCAGATGTTTGATGGAAACATCACTGGTGAATATCTAGAATTG TTAACAAATAAGAAGATCGTCATGAAATGGAGATGTAAGAACTGGCCAGAAG aacacTATGCCACGGTTGCACTGAATTTTGTGCCTACTCTAGGGCAAACGGAATTACAATTGGACTGTAAAGGAGTTCCTGTCTGTAAAGAAGAGAACATGAAATTCTGTTGGCAGAAGCagcattttgaagaaataaaaggtttACTGCAGCTGACCCCCCTAAATGgttga